The Echinicola rosea genome has a segment encoding these proteins:
- a CDS encoding bifunctional alpha,alpha-trehalose-phosphate synthase (UDP-forming)/trehalose-phosphatase: MGKTIIVSNRLPVSLRHKNGKFEFKPSAGGLATGLGSIYKEGENIWIGWPGNDVEDPEQRAEIIIELHELKMAPVFLTREDIEQFYEGFSNETLWPAFHYFTQNINYDEHHWEAYVRVNKMFCDAILKKADPDDTIWVHDYQLLLLPQMLREKLPNATIAFFQHIPFPSYEVVRMLPWRHEILTGMCGADLIGFHTYDDMRHFLSAVGRIMGLSNESGYIQAENRLINVDSFPMGIDYDKFAKSAKSKKTQTIAKKFLELLGDQKLLLSIDRLDYSKGIPKRIKAFDRFLEENPEYHGKVSMIMVVVPSRDKVRSYQRLKEEIDTLVGRINSDYSTLNWVPIHYFYRSFPFEELSAFYAMSDIALVTPLRDGMNLVCKEFVASKVDKKGVLILSEMAGASKELQDAILVNPNNNKGVAEAIKQAITMTEKEQRARIVSMQETIQRYDVFQWVKVFMDRLQYVKQKQLDLQSKEVDADVISELHENFKIAKKPILFLDYDGTLVGFKGKPEEASPDEELKSLVSKLTKKSQVVVISGRDKETLGKWFKGQKVDIIAEHGVWLKINGGKDWELYADIDDHWKPDIKSVMEYYVQRTPGAHIEEKHHSLVWHYRKVESGLGDLRMRELFSHLKYMARGHNLQVLEGNKVLEIKRPDINKGRAATAFMKGNEYDFILAIGDDWTDEDTFQAMPENAFSIRVGYSYTKANYNIKSPKEVRYLLNKLT, from the coding sequence ATGGGAAAAACAATTATTGTCTCTAACAGGCTGCCTGTTAGTTTACGGCATAAGAACGGAAAATTTGAATTTAAACCCAGTGCAGGTGGATTGGCTACCGGTTTGGGCTCCATTTACAAGGAAGGAGAGAATATATGGATCGGCTGGCCAGGCAACGATGTGGAAGACCCGGAGCAGCGTGCTGAAATCATCATTGAACTGCACGAGTTGAAAATGGCACCGGTTTTTTTGACGAGGGAGGATATCGAGCAATTTTATGAGGGATTCAGCAACGAAACCCTTTGGCCGGCATTTCACTATTTCACCCAAAACATCAATTACGACGAGCACCATTGGGAAGCTTATGTGCGGGTGAACAAGATGTTTTGTGACGCCATTTTGAAAAAAGCAGACCCGGATGATACGATATGGGTACATGATTATCAGTTGCTGCTGCTGCCGCAAATGCTTCGGGAGAAATTGCCCAATGCTACTATAGCCTTTTTCCAGCACATTCCTTTTCCTTCGTACGAGGTGGTGAGGATGTTGCCTTGGCGGCATGAGATTTTGACGGGGATGTGTGGGGCGGATTTGATCGGCTTCCATACTTATGATGACATGAGGCACTTTTTGAGTGCCGTGGGACGGATCATGGGCTTGTCCAATGAAAGTGGCTATATCCAGGCAGAAAACCGCCTGATCAATGTGGACAGCTTTCCAATGGGGATCGATTACGATAAGTTTGCCAAGTCGGCCAAATCCAAAAAGACGCAGACCATCGCCAAGAAATTTTTGGAATTGCTTGGCGATCAGAAGCTTCTGCTTTCCATTGATCGGCTGGATTACTCTAAAGGGATTCCCAAGCGTATCAAAGCCTTCGATCGCTTTTTGGAAGAAAATCCCGAATACCACGGAAAGGTTTCCATGATTATGGTAGTAGTGCCTTCTCGCGACAAGGTGCGGTCTTATCAGCGGCTCAAAGAAGAAATCGATACGTTGGTGGGACGTATAAACAGTGACTATTCCACCCTCAATTGGGTGCCGATCCATTATTTCTATCGAAGTTTTCCATTTGAAGAGCTGAGTGCCTTCTATGCGATGTCTGATATTGCCTTGGTGACGCCTTTGCGGGATGGGATGAACCTTGTCTGCAAGGAGTTTGTGGCGAGTAAGGTGGACAAGAAGGGCGTGCTGATCCTTTCTGAAATGGCGGGGGCGAGCAAAGAGTTACAGGACGCTATTTTGGTCAATCCAAACAATAACAAGGGCGTGGCAGAAGCCATCAAGCAAGCCATCACCATGACCGAGAAAGAACAGCGCGCGCGCATCGTGTCCATGCAGGAGACCATTCAGCGTTATGATGTGTTCCAGTGGGTAAAAGTGTTTATGGACCGATTGCAATATGTCAAGCAAAAACAGCTGGATCTCCAGTCCAAAGAAGTGGATGCGGATGTGATCAGTGAGCTGCATGAGAATTTTAAAATAGCCAAAAAGCCTATTTTGTTCCTGGATTATGATGGTACGCTGGTCGGGTTTAAGGGCAAGCCGGAGGAAGCCAGTCCCGATGAAGAACTGAAAAGTTTGGTCAGCAAGCTGACCAAGAAATCTCAAGTAGTCGTTATCAGCGGGAGGGATAAGGAGACCCTGGGCAAATGGTTTAAAGGCCAGAAAGTGGATATCATCGCTGAACATGGCGTATGGCTGAAAATCAATGGCGGGAAAGACTGGGAGCTTTACGCTGACATAGATGACCATTGGAAGCCGGACATCAAATCGGTCATGGAATATTATGTGCAGCGTACGCCCGGTGCGCACATTGAGGAAAAACACCATTCCTTGGTATGGCATTATCGCAAGGTGGAAAGTGGATTGGGCGATCTGAGGATGCGTGAGCTCTTTAGCCACTTGAAATACATGGCCAGGGGACATAATCTACAAGTGCTGGAAGGAAACAAGGTGCTGGAGATCAAGCGTCCCGATATCAATAAAGGGCGAGCTGCCACTGCCTTTATGAAAGGAAATGAGTACGATTTCATCTTGGCCATTGGTGATGATTGGACCGATGAGGATACCTTCCAGGCCATGCCCGAAAATGCATTCAGCATCCGCGTAGGCTACAGCTATACCAAAGCCAATTACAATATCAAGAGCCCAAAAGAGGTGCGGTATCTGCTGAATAAGTTGACGTGA
- a CDS encoding 6-bladed beta-propeller, which yields MKFNLVFLLTACVFLFQCQKSTKTTSDIPVIHIDHDEKKAVHLEDFASDYVEIPLELTNSSMIKYVQDIAVSDEHLYIVDIKNGVLQFDLEGNFVKNIGEIGDEGPGTYFTPTSIAFDDDEHAVLISDMYRFSLHKFDTAGKLMAAVKKLPSNPIFIKNAIDGYQVVAEKFVNGDDGEYYISAEIFSTSEEFDIQKKIKVDHLKLNGSSGAVRSQPSLMFFSEYDSINYFYNPILLPPRAYRGKFIRDTLYQVENDRVLPKVRFEFSRKVWDGKEKVYHLRNVMAFDHFFLGQI from the coding sequence ATGAAATTCAATCTGGTTTTTCTTTTGACGGCTTGTGTTTTTCTTTTTCAATGCCAAAAGTCAACTAAAACGACATCGGATATCCCCGTTATTCACATTGATCACGATGAGAAGAAAGCGGTTCATCTGGAGGATTTCGCGAGTGATTATGTAGAAATTCCATTAGAATTGACAAATTCTAGTATGATTAAATACGTCCAAGATATTGCTGTTTCGGATGAGCATCTTTACATTGTCGATATCAAGAATGGAGTTTTGCAGTTTGACCTAGAGGGTAACTTTGTTAAAAATATTGGGGAAATAGGAGATGAAGGTCCCGGGACGTATTTCACGCCGACTTCAATCGCATTTGATGATGATGAGCACGCGGTTTTAATTTCAGATATGTATCGGTTTTCATTGCATAAGTTTGATACAGCAGGGAAGTTAATGGCAGCGGTCAAAAAATTGCCTAGCAATCCCATTTTTATCAAAAATGCTATTGATGGCTATCAGGTGGTGGCAGAGAAGTTTGTCAATGGAGATGATGGTGAATATTATATTTCAGCGGAGATTTTTAGCACTAGTGAAGAATTTGATATTCAAAAAAAGATAAAGGTAGATCATCTAAAATTAAATGGCTCATCGGGAGCTGTGAGGAGTCAACCTTCTCTAATGTTTTTTTCAGAATACGACTCGATAAATTATTTTTATAACCCCATACTTCTTCCTCCTCGTGCATACAGGGGTAAATTCATTCGCGACACGTTGTATCAAGTGGAGAATGATCGTGTTTTACCAAAAGTGAGGTTTGAATTTTCAAGGAAAGTCTGGGATGGAAAGGAGAAAGTTTATCACCTCCGAAATGTCATGGCTTTCGACCATTTTTTCCTTGGTCAAATATGA
- a CDS encoding GIY-YIG nuclease family protein, translating to MEKGGCIYILTNQNNTTLYVGVTSNLIKRIHEHKFTESTKSFTYRYNINKLVYYETFHSIEDAIIREKQIKGGSRKKKKELINSFNPDWKDLWDDIQKW from the coding sequence ATGGAAAAAGGCGGATGCATTTACATATTGACAAACCAAAACAACACAACCCTCTATGTAGGTGTTACATCAAACCTTATTAAAAGAATACACGAACACAAATTCACTGAAAGTACTAAATCCTTTACATACAGATATAACATAAACAAACTCGTCTATTATGAAACTTTTCATTCCATTGAAGATGCTATTATTAGAGAAAAACAAATAAAAGGTGGAAGCCGAAAAAAGAAAAAAGAGTTAATAAACTCATTCAATCCTGACTGGAAAGATTTGTGGGATGATATTCAGAAATGGTGA